The proteins below are encoded in one region of Bacteroidota bacterium:
- a CDS encoding OmpA family protein — protein sequence MYKIVSKKTLFLFVSVIVFAHVAIAQSYSLKKGNKLYSQKAYAEAIASYEKVLIKNSDNAEAIIKLADCYRLTNNTSMAAKMYAKVVELKECQPIHKYYYGQTLMSMGNYSEAKRWMEQYDSDARGTTFAKSIANINQFFKDSDSYIISKLPFNSAQNDFSPTIYKQGIVFMSSREKETNMLLRTHAWTNKQFYSLYYTDKSGTNYSEPKFFTKNISSKFNDGPICFSKNNNVAYFTRNNIEKGKVAKSAEGVVKLKIFSAKIIEDKEGKTVFENSIPFAYNSNEYSCAHPAISNDGTKLFFTSDMPGGFGGMDLYVCTKEGEGWSKPTNLGDNINTKGDEVFPFIHSDGTLFFSSNGREGIGGLDIFYTMYRFGEISSVINMGAPINSSGDDFSLTINADNKTGYFSSNRQNLDLNDDIYSFIKLKEKFSIVVVDEKTTLNIKSSMVKIKDMVTGRIIEKQLDNGVLEIDLFPNRKYEVEGIADTYKNNTIAIITNPSNPNIEVRLAKAMVLDLNVLVLNNFKEKSPVANAQVSIIGSDGKSVLVATNEQGKIISIPLVGENLYSLTASLNGKTSDKAIVSTEGAKETKTYEQTLYLENIGAVCLSGAVRDKMNGLIPLGGAKLIVTDPLTNEKVYETVLDKDGKYKTCQLETNKVYKVTAIKSGYFTTSEEVSTLDKKKLALKQTLLFEKNVDVERIIVGRSIKIDNIYFDLGKWNIRKDAAKELDKIVRLLKENDDIVIELGSHTDCRSPSKSNLDLSDKRAKSSAQYIVDHAIEAVRITGKGYGETQLVNKCECEGPKKVPCTEKEHQANRRTEFKVVGFLKDGVIIYEK from the coding sequence ATGTATAAGATAGTTTCTAAGAAAACGTTATTTCTTTTTGTTTCAGTGATTGTATTCGCTCATGTAGCAATAGCTCAATCGTATTCATTAAAAAAGGGGAATAAACTATATAGTCAAAAGGCTTATGCTGAAGCCATTGCTAGCTATGAAAAAGTTTTGATAAAGAATTCTGATAACGCAGAAGCAATTATTAAATTGGCCGACTGCTATCGACTCACCAACAATACTTCAATGGCTGCTAAAATGTATGCCAAAGTGGTAGAGCTAAAAGAATGCCAACCTATACATAAGTATTACTACGGTCAAACGTTAATGAGTATGGGTAATTACTCAGAGGCAAAACGTTGGATGGAGCAGTATGATTCGGATGCAAGAGGAACAACTTTTGCTAAATCAATAGCCAATATAAATCAGTTTTTTAAGGATAGCGATAGTTATATAATTTCGAAGCTTCCGTTTAATTCGGCTCAAAATGATTTTTCACCGACAATATATAAGCAAGGCATTGTTTTTATGTCATCAAGAGAAAAAGAAACTAATATGTTGCTTCGCACGCATGCGTGGACAAACAAACAATTTTATAGCTTGTACTATACAGATAAAAGCGGTACTAATTATTCGGAACCTAAATTTTTTACAAAAAATATAAGTTCCAAATTTAATGATGGTCCAATTTGCTTTTCTAAAAATAACAATGTTGCATATTTTACTCGCAACAATATTGAAAAAGGAAAAGTTGCTAAGAGTGCAGAGGGTGTTGTTAAGCTGAAAATATTTTCTGCAAAAATAATTGAAGATAAAGAAGGAAAAACCGTATTTGAAAACAGTATTCCTTTTGCTTACAATAGCAATGAATATAGTTGTGCTCATCCTGCCATTAGCAATGATGGAACAAAACTGTTTTTCACTTCTGATATGCCCGGAGGTTTTGGTGGAATGGATTTGTACGTATGCACGAAGGAGGGAGAAGGTTGGAGCAAGCCAACTAATTTAGGAGATAATATCAATACAAAAGGAGATGAAGTGTTCCCTTTTATTCATTCAGATGGCACGCTTTTTTTCTCCTCTAATGGGAGAGAGGGAATTGGCGGGTTAGATATTTTTTATACGATGTATCGTTTCGGAGAAATTAGCTCGGTAATTAATATGGGCGCTCCAATTAACAGTTCCGGAGATGATTTTTCTTTAACGATTAATGCAGACAATAAAACAGGTTATTTTAGCTCAAATAGGCAGAATTTAGATTTGAATGATGACATTTATTCGTTTATAAAACTAAAAGAGAAATTTAGCATTGTAGTGGTAGATGAAAAAACAACACTTAATATTAAATCGTCCATGGTAAAGATTAAAGACATGGTTACCGGAAGAATAATAGAGAAACAATTAGACAATGGTGTCCTTGAAATTGATTTATTCCCCAACAGAAAATATGAAGTAGAGGGGATTGCCGATACCTACAAAAACAATACAATCGCTATCATTACCAATCCATCTAATCCTAACATAGAAGTAAGACTAGCCAAAGCAATGGTGCTAGATTTAAATGTGTTGGTTCTGAATAATTTTAAAGAAAAATCTCCGGTTGCTAATGCGCAAGTTTCGATTATTGGTAGCGATGGAAAGTCTGTTTTGGTAGCTACAAACGAGCAGGGTAAAATTATATCGATACCACTTGTCGGAGAGAACTTGTATTCGCTTACTGCAAGCTTAAACGGGAAAACTTCGGATAAGGCAATAGTATCAACAGAAGGAGCTAAGGAAACAAAAACATACGAACAAACACTGTACTTAGAAAATATTGGAGCTGTTTGTTTGTCGGGAGCTGTACGCGATAAAATGAACGGGCTAATACCACTGGGTGGCGCAAAGTTGATTGTTACCGACCCGTTGACAAACGAAAAAGTATATGAAACAGTTTTAGATAAAGATGGGAAATATAAAACTTGTCAATTAGAAACAAATAAAGTGTATAAGGTTACGGCTATTAAATCAGGCTATTTTACTACGAGCGAAGAAGTGTCTACGTTGGATAAGAAAAAGTTGGCGCTTAAGCAGACGTTGCTTTTTGAAAAAAATGTAGATGTAGAACGCATAATAGTAGGTCGTTCTATTAAAATAGATAATATTTATTTCGACCTAGGGAAGTGGAATATTAGAAAAGATGCGGCTAAAGAACTTGATAAAATTGTTCGTTTGCTAAAAGAAAACGATGATATTGTTATCGAACTCGGTTCTCATACAGATTGCAGAAGTCCGTCAAAGTCCAATTTGGATTTATCTGATAAGCGTGCAAAATCATCTGCTCAGTATATCGTTGATCATGCTATTGAGGCAGTACGCATTACCGGAAAAGGGTATGGTGAAACACAATTAGTAAATAAGTGCGAATGCGAAGGTCCCAAGAAAGTGCCGTGTACCGAAAAGGAGCATCAGGCAAACAGAAGAACCGAGTTTAAGGTAGTTGGTTTTCTGAAAGACGGAGTTATTATCTACGAAAAGTAG
- a CDS encoding dipeptide epimerase — MQLKYYPNQLEFKHPFKIALNARTSTSVVFVELKAASFSGYGEASLPPYLKENQASVEQYCKKAAVLLENYEGEINLNELLNVLWNCMPENYAAKAALDMAAHDLVGKISGRNIREIYGIRGHTNFPTFFTIGITDNEKELHQKLDEAKEYSLLKLKLGSTNDRMLVSNVRSYTDKPIAVDVNQGWKTKEEALDMIQWLQTKNVLFVEQPMNKKMLDEHGWLKEKSPLPIIADESLQTFDDLDVVANCFDGINIKLMKCGGIREAFKIITKARNLKLKILIGCMSETSCANSAAAVLAGLADWVDLDGPLLIKEDFFWGLNFSRGKIYLNDEPGLGVERQKLL, encoded by the coding sequence ATTCAACTTAAGTACTACCCAAATCAATTAGAGTTTAAGCATCCTTTTAAAATAGCGCTTAATGCAAGAACATCCACTTCTGTGGTTTTTGTAGAACTTAAAGCCGCAAGTTTTTCCGGTTATGGAGAAGCTTCGCTTCCTCCATACCTTAAAGAAAATCAAGCAAGTGTTGAGCAATATTGTAAAAAAGCGGCAGTGTTATTAGAGAACTACGAAGGAGAAATAAATTTGAATGAACTTTTAAATGTACTATGGAATTGTATGCCTGAAAATTATGCAGCTAAAGCTGCTTTAGATATGGCAGCACACGATTTAGTTGGCAAAATAAGTGGTAGGAATATAAGAGAGATATATGGGATACGTGGGCATACAAATTTCCCTACATTTTTTACTATTGGAATAACCGACAACGAAAAGGAGTTGCACCAAAAGTTAGATGAAGCAAAAGAATATTCATTATTAAAATTAAAACTGGGCTCGACCAATGATAGAATGCTTGTATCTAATGTACGTTCATATACAGATAAACCTATTGCTGTTGATGTAAATCAAGGCTGGAAAACAAAGGAGGAAGCCCTTGATATGATACAATGGTTGCAAACAAAAAACGTGTTGTTTGTAGAACAGCCGATGAATAAAAAAATGTTGGATGAACACGGTTGGTTAAAAGAGAAATCTCCACTTCCAATTATTGCAGACGAGTCTTTACAAACTTTTGATGATTTAGATGTTGTTGCAAATTGTTTTGATGGAATTAATATTAAGTTGATGAAGTGTGGTGGTATTAGAGAAGCATTTAAAATAATTACTAAAGCTCGAAACCTTAAGTTGAAGATTTTGATTGGTTGTATGTCTGAAACTTCGTGTGCAAACTCCGCAGCAGCTGTATTAGCGGGATTGGCAGATTGGGTTGATTTAGATGGCCCATTATTGATTAAAGAAGATTTTTTTTGGGGATTAAATTTTTCGAGAGGAAAAATTTATTTGAATGATGAACCAGGGTTGGGAGTAGAGAGACAAAAACTATTGTAA
- a CDS encoding RsmB/NOP family class I SAM-dependent RNA methyltransferase: protein MNEINKNNFIPAFEQIIKHTLFENKTLSKELEQTFKHNKFFDDIKIRSLFINDIYDLIRYWRLWCAAAGIENHMSTNLEIRKVIFAWATCRNNNYYNNVSENTQTDILGKYVVAKTENEESVPDWINELGKNDYGDEWKNILHELNKNSKIHVRTNTLRTTTSNLVSEFAKNKIDATEFQETKDALFVTTYKNLFETPQFKNGHFEFQDVSSQQVSIFCNVTPGMRVIDACAGAGGKSLHLATLMNNRGKIIALDIHKWKLDELKKRMVRNGISIIEPRTIESSKTIKRLHHSADLVLLDIPCSGSGVWRRNPDMKWKLEKDGYNRLIDLQKELLEKYSLMVKPEGILVYATCSIFKGEGEIQIQNFLTKKGSEWDFVKEKRILPEEKNGDGFYMALLKRKK from the coding sequence ATGAACGAGATAAACAAAAATAATTTTATACCGGCATTCGAACAAATCATTAAACATACTCTTTTCGAAAACAAAACACTTAGCAAAGAGCTAGAACAAACGTTTAAGCACAATAAGTTTTTTGACGATATAAAAATCAGGTCGTTATTTATAAACGACATTTACGACCTTATTCGTTACTGGCGATTGTGGTGTGCTGCAGCGGGAATAGAAAACCACATGAGTACTAATTTAGAAATTAGAAAAGTAATTTTTGCTTGGGCAACTTGCAGAAACAATAATTACTACAACAATGTGTCGGAGAACACACAAACTGACATTTTGGGTAAATACGTTGTTGCAAAAACAGAAAACGAAGAATCTGTTCCTGATTGGATTAATGAACTTGGAAAAAATGATTATGGCGATGAGTGGAAAAACATACTGCACGAATTAAACAAAAACTCTAAAATACACGTTCGGACAAATACGCTTCGCACAACCACCTCCAATCTAGTTTCCGAATTTGCCAAGAACAAAATTGATGCAACAGAATTTCAGGAAACCAAGGATGCACTATTTGTTACTACCTATAAAAATTTATTCGAGACACCTCAGTTTAAAAATGGGCACTTCGAATTTCAAGATGTATCATCACAGCAAGTAAGTATTTTCTGCAACGTAACACCGGGCATGCGTGTAATAGATGCATGTGCAGGGGCCGGAGGGAAATCGCTGCATTTAGCAACGCTCATGAATAATAGAGGTAAAATTATTGCATTGGATATTCACAAATGGAAATTGGACGAACTAAAAAAGCGAATGGTACGAAACGGAATATCAATTATTGAACCTAGAACAATTGAGTCGAGCAAAACAATAAAACGATTGCACCACTCTGCAGATTTAGTTTTGCTTGATATTCCCTGCTCGGGAAGTGGAGTTTGGAGAAGAAATCCGGACATGAAATGGAAATTGGAAAAAGATGGGTATAATCGATTAATTGATCTCCAAAAAGAACTTCTTGAAAAATATTCGTTGATGGTAAAACCCGAAGGAATTTTAGTTTACGCTACATGCAGCATATTTAAAGGCGAAGGAGAGATTCAAATTCAAAACTTTTTAACTAAAAAAGGAAGTGAATGGGATTTTGTAAAAGAAAAAAGAATTCTTCCGGAAGAAAAAAATGGAGATGGATTTTACATGGCTTTATTGAAAAGAAAAAAATAA
- a CDS encoding sodium:solute symporter family protein, producing MLILFILIYILVTLFIGLFSARYLKSTSDFIVAGHRLPLSMATATVFATWFGSETLLGASSQYAEYGLIGVIEDPFGASLCLLLIGLFYARPLYRMKLLTFGDFYKVTFGPKAEIVAALFLIISYFGWIAAQMVAMGIVVSLLSGWDLHVCIIATSAIVILYTYVGGMLAVSVTDFIQMIFIIIGLVIVLLFLLPEVGGISKLFSEIPKSHYSISLTTPRDYISFFAALITLGLGSIPQQDVYQRVMASKSEKVAVVSSIIGSVLYFTIALIPLVLALIAKKMNLDFGDDIQNMLPTLVLTKTPLLIQILFFGALISAIMSTASGAILAPAVILSENILKPHFFKRKLSDKKLLRITRISVLVVSAIALIMALVRRDIYELVGEASAISLVSLFVPLTAGLFFKLKSERVALCSMLGGFATWVICTLLFPDSYPIVVGLLASVLFSCFPAKKSK from the coding sequence GTGCTGATACTTTTTATTCTTATTTATATACTTGTTACTTTATTTATAGGCTTGTTTTCGGCAAGGTATTTAAAGTCTACTTCCGATTTTATTGTAGCCGGACATCGCTTGCCATTGTCTATGGCAACAGCTACCGTTTTTGCAACATGGTTTGGATCCGAAACTCTTTTGGGAGCATCTTCTCAATATGCAGAGTATGGATTAATTGGAGTAATTGAAGACCCATTTGGAGCATCGTTGTGTTTGTTGCTAATTGGTTTGTTTTATGCACGACCTCTTTATAGAATGAAGTTATTAACCTTTGGAGATTTTTATAAAGTTACATTTGGTCCTAAAGCAGAAATTGTAGCCGCACTTTTTTTAATTATATCTTATTTTGGTTGGATAGCAGCTCAAATGGTTGCAATGGGAATTGTAGTGAGCTTGTTAAGTGGTTGGGATTTGCATGTCTGTATTATTGCTACATCGGCTATTGTTATACTTTACACCTATGTTGGCGGAATGCTAGCCGTATCGGTCACAGATTTTATTCAAATGATTTTTATAATCATTGGATTGGTAATCGTTTTACTTTTTCTTTTGCCGGAAGTCGGAGGAATTTCAAAATTATTTTCTGAAATACCTAAAAGCCACTACTCTATATCGCTAACAACTCCCAGAGATTATATTTCTTTTTTTGCAGCACTCATTACACTCGGTTTAGGTTCTATTCCGCAGCAAGATGTTTACCAACGTGTGATGGCATCCAAGTCGGAGAAAGTAGCGGTGGTATCTTCTATTATTGGAAGTGTTTTGTATTTTACCATTGCCTTAATTCCTTTAGTTTTGGCTTTGATTGCAAAAAAAATGAATCTTGATTTTGGAGATGATATTCAAAACATGTTGCCAACACTAGTACTTACTAAAACACCTTTATTGATACAAATATTGTTTTTTGGGGCTTTGATATCTGCAATTATGAGCACAGCAAGTGGAGCTATTTTGGCCCCCGCTGTAATTTTAAGTGAAAATATTTTAAAACCTCATTTTTTTAAAAGGAAATTAAGCGATAAAAAATTATTACGTATTACACGTATTAGTGTTTTGGTTGTTTCGGCTATTGCATTAATCATGGCATTGGTGCGCAGAGATATTTATGAATTAGTAGGAGAAGCTTCTGCAATTAGTTTGGTTTCTTTATTTGTGCCACTTACGGCCGGTTTGTTCTTTAAATTGAAATCGGAGCGTGTTGCCTTGTGTTCTATGCTCGGAGGGTTTGCAACTTGGGTGATTTGTACTTTATTATTTCCAGATAGCTATCCTATTGTTGTTGGTTTGTTAGCAAGTGTACTGTTTAGTTGCTTCCCAGCAAAAAAGAGTAAGTAG
- a CDS encoding T9SS type A sorting domain-containing protein yields the protein MKKKLLFIAVVFISNLNAQTWQQLEKIVASDRKSNQQFGNAVDIDGPYAIVGTWLEDRDGNGQNTMQMAGAAYIFEGDGKTGYTQKVKILPNDRDTVAEFGYDVAISGNYAIVGCPANDFDANGSNYVDWAGAAYIFEKQSSGSWIQVQKLVASDRLAGSTNGGSFGFSVDIDSNVAVIGTYNQDVIVGSTHHVAAGEVYVFERNSSGVWNETQKLIASDFNATDYFGTSVAIHKNRIIVGSHQNYTNATGGNFSFFTGAAYIFEKQTSGTWTEMQKIVANDRRSMAYFGWSVGICNDFAIIGAYGDSADASGLNNIHNAGSAYIFEYNTSNTWVQTQKIVSSYRDNDGRFGWAVDVSDSTAIIGAFQEGDTSSINQLTQAGSTHIYKRNSSGNWNLLNKALSSDLASGDYYGYDVAIKNDRAIIGAVYEDENVLGTGSLFNSGSAYIFRATSGSSSLSVSEKNKNTFALYPNPTADFVTIVLENNLEKVQLEIVDATGKLLFENSFDNSAPKTLNLSNLTNGLYLVRVKTSIGVSTERIVINR from the coding sequence ATGAAAAAAAAACTACTTTTTATTGCAGTTGTATTTATTTCGAATCTCAATGCTCAAACATGGCAGCAATTAGAAAAAATTGTGGCCTCCGATAGAAAATCGAATCAACAATTTGGAAACGCTGTAGATATTGATGGTCCCTATGCTATAGTAGGAACTTGGTTAGAGGATAGAGATGGGAATGGGCAAAACACAATGCAGATGGCAGGAGCTGCATACATATTTGAAGGGGACGGAAAAACAGGTTATACGCAGAAAGTAAAAATTTTGCCAAACGATAGAGACACAGTTGCAGAATTTGGGTACGATGTTGCAATTTCAGGCAACTACGCAATTGTAGGTTGCCCTGCTAATGATTTTGATGCCAATGGAAGTAATTATGTAGATTGGGCCGGAGCTGCATATATATTTGAAAAACAATCTTCCGGTTCTTGGATTCAAGTGCAAAAGCTTGTAGCGTCCGACAGGTTAGCTGGCTCTACCAATGGAGGCTCTTTCGGATTTAGTGTTGATATTGATAGTAATGTTGCAGTTATTGGAACATACAATCAAGATGTAATTGTAGGAAGCACACACCATGTGGCTGCTGGAGAAGTTTATGTTTTTGAACGTAATTCTTCCGGTGTTTGGAATGAGACTCAAAAATTAATTGCGTCTGATTTTAATGCAACAGATTATTTTGGAACTTCCGTTGCCATACATAAAAACAGAATAATTGTAGGCAGCCATCAAAACTATACGAATGCAACCGGGGGTAATTTTTCATTCTTTACAGGTGCTGCATATATTTTTGAAAAACAAACTTCGGGAACTTGGACTGAGATGCAAAAAATTGTTGCCAACGACAGGCGCAGTATGGCTTATTTTGGATGGTCTGTAGGAATTTGCAATGATTTTGCAATAATTGGTGCATATGGAGATAGTGCAGATGCTTCTGGGTTAAACAATATTCATAATGCAGGATCTGCTTATATTTTTGAGTATAATACTTCTAATACTTGGGTGCAAACACAAAAAATCGTTTCCTCATATAGAGATAACGATGGACGATTTGGTTGGGCTGTTGATGTTTCGGATAGTACAGCTATTATTGGCGCATTTCAAGAAGGAGACACCTCTTCTATAAATCAATTAACACAAGCTGGATCTACGCATATATATAAGCGTAATAGTTCTGGAAATTGGAATTTATTAAACAAGGCACTTTCGTCCGATTTAGCATCTGGTGATTATTATGGATACGATGTCGCAATTAAAAATGACAGAGCTATTATTGGTGCTGTGTACGAAGACGAAAATGTTTTAGGAACAGGATCTCTATTCAACTCCGGGTCTGCTTATATATTCAGGGCTACTTCGGGTAGTAGTAGTTTGTCTGTGTCAGAAAAAAATAAAAACACATTTGCACTTTATCCTAATCCAACAGCAGATTTTGTTACTATTGTGTTAGAAAATAATCTAGAAAAAGTACAGCTTGAAATAGTTGATGCTACTGGAAAGTTGTTGTTTGAGAATAGCTTTGACAACTCAGCTCCCAAAACTCTAAATCTGTCAAATTTGACAAATGGGTTATATTTAGTTCGTGTAAAAACATCCATTGGAGTATCAACAGAAAGAATAGTAATTAACAGATAA
- a CDS encoding PKD domain-containing protein produces MKKNLLSLLICLVMLGGNMFAQASFFTSSTAGCAPVTVTLTNQSHFMGDTTKNKFAWYVDNVKIDSMYNTTQVFWGGGHFIQLFRYDSTGNFIGSFSNNINIDGTPGMFYPENNSTFCSGEMTNYYINSSSFSNLNWDFGDATMSNNYVNKAFSSLGTKTVTLYYNSFSCPSDTITQNVIITNTIIPNAQIGNSANSACPNDLLSFWNNNATANSFLWYFGDGDTSTMASPQHSYADTGMYKVKLVAMNLCGNVDVDSLYIHINNATPLNLFINANPFNPCPYEAVSFSSFGAAVYNWNLGDGSTSNKSFFNHLYADTGSYTITLIGTNNCGNSDTATSMVNVQYPTFNNLFANILFEGNNMWGVDTLNVCPGESFGVRNNTFSNSYLTYRWEFGDGDSALTTNATHSYTNIGKYQIMMILTSSCMQKDTAYKWVKVVNNMKPMVNLQAVPPSICPGENVYFFDNQNGDKIKYSYSVWFGDGDSLVNINSYADSSIQVFAKHTYADTGLYMFTFKATNSCGLDSIYNGMVYVGNPNMAQFTLAENSSDNTAQCVGEPVRFFAVGGVSYEWNFGDNTTDTGMVAMHAFNAPGTYSASVIITSGCGTKDTLQTTANITNSNFPNTFFDMDKAFACGGDTVKFNYQGNVDPSTAATYSYVWDFGDGDTAFVQNPWHVFSSTGSYMVNLTVTNMCGNSSSQNRNVSVVTPTTTFTGLAASAYCANDNSLYLLTGIPAMGTFTGSGIAGSNFNPSVSGAGQHAIVYDYVNSLGCSASSMQTATVNVPPTADAGMNAAVCAGGNAQLQASGGGNYLWSPSTGLDFTNISNPSASPSANTTYTVSVSDGICSSTDTVLVSIAAALTANAGLGDTICTNQTIQLMGTGGGNYAWSPSTGLSNDSIANPIASPTVTTVYVLTVYSGACTNMDTVVVTVGGTNVTFAPTTNTVCLSVSSLTLSGGLPTGGMYIGTGVSNGVFSPSVAGVGLHTIWYSYTSALGCVDSTSATITVNTCNTSVDENSINGLANIYPNPSEGLVNVQFNTVGETSVAIYDSRSQLIASEKYSVIVTGTTKQISLDGFAKGVYFVRVATPNGTLNKRVVLQ; encoded by the coding sequence ATGAAAAAAAATCTACTCTCTTTACTAATTTGTTTAGTGATGCTTGGAGGCAATATGTTTGCTCAAGCTTCATTTTTTACAAGTTCTACTGCAGGCTGTGCGCCAGTTACAGTAACATTAACAAATCAATCCCATTTTATGGGAGATACTACCAAGAATAAGTTTGCTTGGTATGTAGATAATGTTAAAATTGATTCAATGTATAACACAACTCAAGTTTTTTGGGGCGGAGGACATTTTATACAATTGTTCCGTTACGACAGTACAGGAAATTTTATTGGAAGCTTTTCTAATAATATCAATATAGATGGAACTCCAGGAATGTTTTATCCGGAGAATAATTCTACTTTTTGTTCTGGGGAAATGACAAATTACTATATAAATAGTAGCTCATTTTCAAATCTTAATTGGGATTTTGGAGACGCTACCATGTCCAACAATTATGTAAACAAAGCATTTTCTTCTCTCGGGACAAAAACAGTTACGCTTTATTATAATTCGTTTAGTTGTCCTTCCGATACAATAACTCAAAATGTAATTATTACAAATACGATTATTCCTAATGCGCAAATTGGAAACAGTGCCAACAGTGCATGTCCGAACGACTTGCTTAGTTTTTGGAATAATAACGCAACTGCAAATTCTTTCTTGTGGTATTTTGGAGATGGAGACACTTCAACAATGGCTTCTCCTCAGCATTCTTACGCTGACACAGGAATGTATAAGGTAAAGCTAGTTGCAATGAATCTTTGTGGAAATGTAGATGTAGATTCTTTATATATACACATTAATAATGCAACACCGCTTAATTTATTTATAAATGCAAATCCTTTTAATCCTTGTCCTTACGAAGCAGTAAGTTTTTCTTCTTTTGGAGCAGCAGTTTATAATTGGAATTTAGGTGATGGCTCTACTTCTAATAAATCTTTTTTTAATCATCTGTATGCCGATACAGGTAGCTATACAATTACGTTGATTGGTACAAATAATTGTGGCAATAGTGATACTGCAACTTCTATGGTAAATGTTCAGTATCCTACATTTAATAATTTATTTGCGAATATTTTGTTCGAAGGAAACAATATGTGGGGTGTAGATACCTTAAATGTATGTCCTGGAGAATCTTTTGGAGTTAGAAACAACACGTTTTCTAATTCATATTTAACTTACAGATGGGAGTTTGGGGATGGCGATTCGGCATTAACAACCAATGCTACTCATAGTTATACAAACATCGGAAAATATCAAATAATGATGATTTTAACCAGCTCTTGTATGCAAAAAGATACTGCATATAAATGGGTTAAAGTTGTTAACAACATGAAGCCGATGGTTAATCTGCAAGCAGTTCCTCCGTCAATTTGTCCGGGAGAGAATGTTTATTTCTTCGACAATCAAAATGGCGATAAAATTAAATATTCATACTCGGTATGGTTTGGTGATGGCGATTCTCTTGTTAATATTAATTCGTATGCAGATAGCAGTATTCAAGTATTTGCTAAACATACCTATGCTGATACGGGGCTTTATATGTTTACATTTAAAGCTACTAATTCATGTGGTTTAGATTCTATCTATAACGGTATGGTGTATGTTGGAAATCCAAATATGGCACAATTTACGTTGGCGGAAAATAGCAGTGATAATACAGCGCAATGCGTTGGCGAACCTGTTCGTTTCTTTGCTGTAGGTGGGGTAAGTTACGAGTGGAATTTTGGAGACAATACAACAGACACAGGAATGGTTGCAATGCATGCATTTAATGCACCCGGAACGTACTCTGCGTCTGTTATTATTACAAGCGGTTGCGGAACAAAAGATACATTACAAACAACAGCTAATATTACCAATTCAAATTTTCCGAATACGTTTTTTGATATGGATAAAGCATTTGCTTGTGGTGGCGATACCGTTAAATTTAACTACCAAGGCAATGTAGATCCATCTACTGCAGCTACTTATTCGTATGTGTGGGATTTTGGCGATGGAGATACAGCATTTGTGCAAAATCCTTGGCATGTATTTAGTAGCACAGGAAGTTATATGGTAAATCTAACAGTTACAAATATGTGTGGGAACTCAAGTTCTCAGAATAGAAATGTTTCTGTTGTTACTCCAACTACAACATTCACCGGCTTAGCTGCAAGTGCATATTGTGCGAATGATAATTCCCTATATCTACTTACAGGTATCCCTGCGATGGGAACATTTACAGGAAGTGGAATTGCAGGGTCAAACTTTAATCCTTCTGTTTCCGGTGCAGGACAACATGCCATTGTATATGATTATGTAAATAGTTTAGGTTGTTCTGCTTCTAGTATGCAAACTGCAACAGTTAATGTTCCTCCTACAGCAGATGCTGGAATGAATGCTGCGGTTTGTGCCGGAGGAAATGCTCAGTTGCAAGCAAGTGGAGGTGGTAATTATTTATGGTCTCCATCTACAGGGTTAGATTTTACAAACATTTCTAATCCAAGCGCTTCTCCTTCTGCAAATACTACCTATACTGTTAGTGTATCTGATGGAATTTGTTCAAGTACTGATACTGTTTTAGTATCTATTGCCGCTGCATTAACTGCTAATGCAGGCTTGGGCGATACTATTTGTACAAACCAAACAATTCAGTTGATGGGAACAGGTGGTGGTAATTATGCGTGGAGTCCTTCTACGGGATTATCAAACGATTCAATTGCTAACCCGATTGCATCTCCTACAGTTACTACGGTTTATGTGTTAACGGTATACAGTGGAGCTTGCACTAATATGGATACAGTTGTAGTTACAGTAGGAGGAACAAATGTTACATTTGCACCTACTACAAATACAGTTTGTTTATCTGTTTCTTCACTAACATTATCCGGAGGTTTACCTACAGGAGGAATGTATATTGGCACGGGTGTTTCTAACGGAGTTTTCTCTCCTTCTGTTGCAGGAGTTGGGTTACACACAATTTGGTATAGCTATACATCTGCTTTGGGTTGTGTTGATAGTACATCTGCAACAATTACCGTTAATACTTGTAACACAAGTGTTGATGAAAATTCAATAAATGGGTTGGCTAACATTTATCCAAATCCATCCGAAGGATTAGTAAATGTTCAATTCAATACTGTTGGAGAAACTTCTGTTGCAATTTATGATAGCAGAAGCCAACTTATAGCTTCAGAGAAATATAGTGTTATTGTAACCGGAACTACTAAGCAAATTTCTTTAGATGGATTTGCTAAAGGAGTTTATTTTGTAAGAGTTGCCACCCCAAATGGCACATTAAATAAACGAGTGGTGCTTCAATAA